tgaaaaatgaactagttccgttccgttcctttttttacggAATTCCCAACACTACTCGGAATGATCGGAACGGTTGGATGGGTTCTAATGATCGGAACGTTCGGAACGATTTCATCGATTAGAAAGGTAAGAATGGTGGGAATTATTGATGCGTGTTCTATAACGAATCTAGTAGCTTCGGTCGAAATGGTCGGAACGATCGGAACGGTTATTTGAACCAATATTGCGGCGTAACGGTAACGTTAAATGTATCCCTTTGATTCGGAGCCTTGGGCCAGTTTTTCGGCAAAAAATCTCAAATTAATTgtgaaaaaacaaagaaatcaCACATATgattttgtattattatttttcggtAATGGTTATAAGAAATTTTAGATCAGAATTAATAGAGATTAGGTTTGATGAGTGTGTCAATACGGTACGGCTGTAACTATTCTCATTGTCGAAGAGAATGGGTTGGTTTTTGGATGTGGTTGTGCTTAAGTTAATTTgacaattataattataagaTATTTTGAACGATAAAACAAATGTAACTTTAATTACACAGGCAACCATGGTTGTATTGCACACGCACTACTTTCAAACGTTGATGCCTATTCAGTCAACTGTGGTCTTGCATGAAGGTTTGTGTATCGCATTTATTGAAATGTCTGTTCATTTACGGCATGTGGTGTGTAAATTAATGACCCTTTATTGCATAGTTTATTAGCAAAAAATGTTTGGCAAAAAGGAGCCAAATCCTACAAACGTCGTTCCCTGTTGCCCTGTTCCCTGTTGTTGGGCggcaaaaaccacacaaaccaGCTCTATGGAATGCTCGGTTCAGCGTCCTTTAAACAGCGGCGCAAGTGCGATTGCATCGAAGCTACCGTAGAGCTAGCCGTCATTAATAAATTACTACGCCCTGATAAGATTGTTATCGGAAAGTCGCGGGTGGGAGACCACAATGGAGCGCGACTTATCCGCGAAACCTTCATCAATACGGTTTATCAGAAAGGGAATCGTAATCCTCACTATCAATCTACCTCTTGTActcttcaaacacacacacacacactaacgctctctttctttccctcttGCTGGACGAGCAGACGGTGCGAAGATAAGATCCTGTGCCGTCCCTTAGCGATCGTCTTGATTCTCAGTTTTCTTCAAACCCCCCCTTGGTTTGACGCGTTTGGCACGAACAACACCTGACCAGAGTTCAATCAGGGCGTTTCGCGCTTAATTGCCAGCGATTGATCTACgcctttctttttcctttttctttgcacACCCATCCACACCAGTTGCGGCATAGAGAGAGGTACTTAAAATTCTTTCAACCCCTGCTCCCCCATCCCCCCGCGCCTCAAGCTAGTACCATTGACATAATGTGTTGATAAAAATAGCCCTGCAAGACATGCAAGTTTTATTTGGATTTAAACCATTGTTACAAGTAGTGATCACTTTTAGTGTACAGAAATAGGGCAATCAAGAAGGATGCGTTACTTTAAGTTTCGTAAGTAAAACTCCCGTGTGCGTTAAAACATGCTTAAGATCGGTTTTCGAAATGGCCACAGTTGCATGATAGCAGGACTTTCGGTGCAGCTCACAAAACAACGAAATCCGTTACCATGGAGGGGTGCGATCGATCGATGTCGCCAACTCAAATCCGATAGGAAGCTGCAGTTTAATCGATCGATATTATACAATCGCTCCAGTGCACCGGGTGTGAACAATGTGCAACACCCCCAACACCAAACAACGCATAACTAGCCTTAAGTATGCAATGCACAATAAATACAATATCTTCGCACAAGATAATACTAAACAATACAACAGTAaacccacacaaaaaaaacatgtacgAAAGCACACCAGCAGTAAAATAACCTATGGATTAGGTTCAAAGCAAAGATTACGGTACGTGTGCTGGcgtggggggggaggggggcttGTGTTCTGATAAACTTAATCGGTATTACAGTGCCATACGTTATACACTACGCACAATCGTACATCGCTACTAGTACACCTTCCATTCTCTAATCTGGCGATTTATCTTTATAGTACTCGACAGTAAATCAGTAACGACAGCAGGAGCATTTTGAacaaaatatatgaaaaaaatagcATTCAAATCCTCGTTAGCGTATCGTAGCAGAAGGCAGCGAAAAGAAAACCAGGCAGAAAACCTACGCGATAAAGGCAACGGGAGGTTTGTAGTCTGGCTTCTTTACCCGCTGTGGTCTCATCCTGCACTCAGTGCCGTGTCAAAAGGTTAGTTCGCAGGTACCACCACGTACGAGTGGTCAAACGAGTGCCGTGTTGTAGTAATTTACAGTGACCGCACCAGACCGTGTTCCGGACAGTGTTACCAGTTGTTGTTACTGCAGCTGCACACAGGTTAAACCATGTGCTGCTGTTCGAAGCGATATTCCAACAACGCCAAAAAGCTATGGGCCTTTGGCGGTGTGGTGGCCATCTTTGCGGCGGCCGCCTTTTTCGGCTTCGGTCTGCCCGCCATCATCGATGCCGTCGCGCTGACTGAGTTCCGCGTGAAGGAGGGTGCCCGCGTGTACGAGAACTTTTTCGACGGTGAGGTGCCGATCTTCTTCGACATCTATCTGTTTCACTGGACCAACCCGGAGCAGATCCGGGACCCGAACGTGCGGCCCAACTTTGTGCAGATGGGACCGTACGTCTTTTCCGAGCGCCATGAGCGTGGTATGGTATCGTTTAACGACAACGATACAATCACCTTCAACCAAAAACGCATCTGGCACTACATGCCCGAACTGTCGAATGGTGATTACTTCAACGATCGTGTGACGACGCTGAATCCAGTGCTGGCGGTAAGATATGGAGCCGTGTGCAAGCTGCAGATCTTTGCTGATTAATTGagtccccccctccccctcccccccccccctttatATTCTTATCGCCACAATCAGACGGTCGGTAAAACGCTGGAAGGTGACCCTTTGCTGCCCCTGCTCGATGGTATCATAATGGCGAACGATCTGGCCGAGTTTCTGTACAAGGATGTGCCCGTACATGAGATGCTGTTCGATGGACATCCGGACATGCTGCTAACGACGTTGCGCGAATTGCTGGCCGCCCTGCCGCCCGGCACTGTACCCGACATCAGCTTGCCCCCATGGGAAGGGTTTGGATGGTTCGTTGAGCGCAATGAAAGTCTCACGTACGATGGGACATTCCAGATGGGCACGGGGACGGATAATCACATCAACACGGGCGTAATGCGCCAGTGGAACAATGCGCCCCAGGTGCCCAACTATCGCGGAGTCTGCGGGCAGGTGCGCGGCTCGGCGGGTGAAGTGTGGCCACCGATGGGACGCAATCTGGGCGATAACATTCGGCCGCTTAATCTCTTCCTGCCCGATCTGTGCAGTGCGATCACGTTGCGCCATGAGCGCGAGTTTACGGTGCACGGGCTGGATGGTGAGCTGTGGGTCGGCGATGCACGAAACTTTGACAACGGACACACCATACCGGAAACCGAGTGCCAGTGTACATCGCCCATCGACCAGTGTCCGTTCTATCGGCCCGGTGTGCTCGACGTTTCGGAGTGCAAGTTCGGTGCGCCGCTGGTAGTAAGCTATCCGCACTTCTACCTCGCCCATCCCAGTTACCGGACGGCTGTGACAGGAATGGAGCCGGACCGTGCCAAGCACGAGTTCCGCTTCGCATTGCATCCATTCTCCGGCATCCCAATGGCCGCCAATGGTCGCATTCAGTACAATATGCATCTCAGAGATAATGGCATGGCGTAAGtagtttctgtgttttttttttgtatcattcgCTTTGTGTGCTAACTGGTGCACCTTTCCACTGCAGGCTGTTCCGAGACGTGCCAGACGTTATCATTCCCGCATTTTGGATAGAGCAGCGCATGGTACTTACCAAAGATATTGCCGATGATCTGAAGGTAGAGTTACTGTCGCACCGTTTCAATACTTTACGGTACATTTTAACGAAAAACGTTCTCATCTTTCCAGCTTATCGAAGACCTTCGATGGGGATTCATCTATACTGCTTTCGCACTGTGCGGTGTGGCCGCTTTGCTGCTGGGACTGTCGCTCTACGCTGCCTTCTTCGTGTGGAAAGACTAAAACTTAAGCTATATAGTGTCGGAACGACAAACCTGACCGAGTGATTCattatatatttgttttatatgCTTATTCCtatggttttctttttaacaAATAAACTGAGCTGTGCTCAAGTTTTGGATAGATAGTTTTGGacttttttccgttttgtggcTATCAATGTTTTATCTCGACCTAGATGACCTACGCGTAATTTGTAGTGGAATTTGTATGAAATGACCATCGTATCGCCGACTAGCCTTCCACAGGATAAAGGCACTACAGGATAACTGGATGTTTTCTTAATCCAGAGTATAAAGAGTCTTTAGGAGTGTTAGATATTAGAAGGAAAGGGAAAACGTT
This sequence is a window from Anopheles merus strain MAF chromosome 3R, AmerM5.1, whole genome shotgun sequence. Protein-coding genes within it:
- the LOC121597339 gene encoding protein croquemort-like, which translates into the protein MCCCSKRYSNNAKKLWAFGGVVAIFAAAAFFGFGLPAIIDAVALTEFRVKEGARVYENFFDGEVPIFFDIYLFHWTNPEQIRDPNVRPNFVQMGPYVFSERHERGMVSFNDNDTITFNQKRIWHYMPELSNGDYFNDRVTTLNPVLATVGKTLEGDPLLPLLDGIIMANDLAEFLYKDVPVHEMLFDGHPDMLLTTLRELLAALPPGTVPDISLPPWEGFGWFVERNESLTYDGTFQMGTGTDNHINTGVMRQWNNAPQVPNYRGVCGQVRGSAGEVWPPMGRNLGDNIRPLNLFLPDLCSAITLRHEREFTVHGLDGELWVGDARNFDNGHTIPETECQCTSPIDQCPFYRPGVLDVSECKFGAPLVVSYPHFYLAHPSYRTAVTGMEPDRAKHEFRFALHPFSGIPMAANGRIQYNMHLRDNGMALFRDVPDVIIPAFWIEQRMVLTKDIADDLKLIEDLRWGFIYTAFALCGVAALLLGLSLYAAFFVWKD